CAAAAACAATAATGGAATCGTTGCGAGGTACAACACCGACTGTACCCAAATTGTCATTGATGAGGAAAATACTTGAATATTATAGGTTAAGCCGAATGGATTCAACATCTAAACGCTTTTATCAGGCCTTTTCCAAAGGAAAAGTTTTAGCTATTCAAGAACTTAAGTTTTGCTAGATTAATATATCAGCCTAGCAATAATACGCAGTGTTGTTAAATAATCTGAATGAGAATTCATTGATACAGTTTTACTCATCAAGGCATCAACTTAAAGCCAATTTTTTTACTGTTGCTGTCGTTATAGAAAATATCTAATTAACTGTATGAATATACTACATATCAATCAATCGGATGTTGCTGGCGGAGCTGCTGTCGCAGGCTATAGACTACATCAAGGTTTACTAGCTCAAGGTATAGACTCGCGACTGCTAGTAGGTAGCGCTAAAACTAATAGCGATCGCATAGCCTCTGTCCCACGCAATTACCGCATTGAGAGACTACTAGGTAAAGTTAATGAGAGTTTTGGCCTTAACTACCTCAACCATATCAGTAGCTTTAATATTTCTCAGCATCCTTTCTTCCAAGAAGCTGATATTCTTAACTTTCACAATTTACATAGTGAATATTTCAACTATTTAGCAATTCCCTCGCTCACGAAATACAAACCAGCAGTATTTACACTCCATGATATGTGGAGTTTTACGGGGCACTGTAGTTACAGTTATGAGTGCGATCGCTGGAAAACAGGCTGCGGAAAATGCCCTTATCTAGCCACCTACCCAGAGATTAAGAAAGATAATACTCAGATTGAGTGGAGGCTAAAAAATTGGACATATCAGCACTCTAACCTCACCATTGTGAGTCCCAGCATTTGGCTCACTGAGCAAGTTAAGCAGAGTATGTTTCATAGTTATGCTATTCATTATATTCCTCATGGTATAGATACAGAAGCTTATCAACCTCTCGAAATAGAAAAATGCCGATCTGTACTGAACATACCAAATAACAAAAAAGTTTTAATGTTTGGGGCTGCTAATTTAAAGGAATCACGCAAAGGTGGAGATTTGCTAGTCCAGGCACTACAACAATTACCACAATCACTAAAATCCCAAGCTCTGCTAATTACCTTAGGAGAAGGAGGTGAAGGGATTTCAGAAACTGTAGGAATACAAACTTTAAATTTGGGATATGTTGGCAGCGATCGTCTGAAAGCAATTGCATATTCTGCTGCTGATTTGTTTGTTTTTCCTAGCCGTTCCGATATTTTTGGATTAGTAC
The genomic region above belongs to Calothrix sp. NIES-2098 and contains:
- a CDS encoding group 1 glycosyl transferase, with amino-acid sequence MNILHINQSDVAGGAAVAGYRLHQGLLAQGIDSRLLVGSAKTNSDRIASVPRNYRIERLLGKVNESFGLNYLNHISSFNISQHPFFQEADILNFHNLHSEYFNYLAIPSLTKYKPAVFTLHDMWSFTGHCSYSYECDRWKTGCGKCPYLATYPEIKKDNTQIEWRLKNWTYQHSNLTIVSPSIWLTEQVKQSMFHSYAIHYIPHGIDTEAYQPLEIEKCRSVLNIPNNKKVLMFGAANLKESRKGGDLLVQALQQLPQSLKSQALLITLGEGGEGISETVGIQTLNLGYVGSDRLKAIAYSAADLFVFPSRSDIFGLVLQESMACGTPMVSFKVGGVTDLVRHGVTGYLAAPEDANDFCNGIVELLEDERLGDRMSQNCRAIALQEYPLDLQAKRYIELYRKIINN